In Astyanax mexicanus isolate ESR-SI-001 chromosome 25, AstMex3_surface, whole genome shotgun sequence, a genomic segment contains:
- the LOC103032729 gene encoding zinc finger protein 239, with translation MESESSDTLQTSFDSSHINTSPRVMQEMSGEDRIHYSAECGNSNFFSDSNDLQIHQLIHSRTKLYQCSECGSSFSVQTNLKRHQRIHTGEKPYQCSECGKRFTQQSHLQLHQRVHTGEKPYSCFVCGRSFSQQSRLQVHLRVHTGGEPLHQCSECGRSFMDRRCLQVHQRIHTGQKPYNCSICGKSFSQQGHFQIHQRVHTGEKPYYCSECGKSFQQQSHFQNHQRIHTGEKPYLCSECGKSFAVKCGLQKHQRLHTGEKPHQCLECGKSFTDRRNLLAHQRIHTGEKPYCCPECGKSFTVQSHLTVHQRVHTGEKPYSCPVCEKTFANKGNLNVHQRIHSGEKPFQCSDCGKTFRENGSLKKHLRLHKGSKDGQDRTGV, from the coding sequence ATGGAATCTGAAAGCTCTGATACTCTGCAAACTTCATTTGATTCTTCCCACATCAACACATCTCCCAGAGTAATGCAGGAAATGTCAGGCGAAGATAGAATTCACTACAGCGCTGAGTGTGGAAacagtaattttttttctgacagtAATGATCTTCAGATACACCAGCTTATTCACTCTAGAACAAAGCTGTATCAGTGCTCTGAGTGTGGAAGCAGTTTTTCTGTGCAGACTAACCTTAagagacaccagcgcattcacactggagagaaaccgtatcagtgttcagagtgcgggaagaggtttactcaacagagtcaccTCCAGCTACACCAACGCGTTCACACTGGGGAGAAACCGTATTCCTGTTTCGTATGTGGGAGGAGCTTTTCTCAGCAGAGTCGGCTCCAGGTCCacctgcgtgttcacactggagGTGAACCACTTCaccagtgctcagagtgtgggaggagttttatgGACAGGCGCTGTCTCCAagttcaccagcgcattcacactggacagAAACCATATAATTGCTCAatttgtgggaagagtttcagtCAACAAGGCCACTTCCAaatacaccagcgcgttcacaccggggagaaaccgtattactgctcggAATGTGGGAAAAGTTTTCAACAACAATCCCATTTccaaaaccaccagcgcattcacactggagagaaaccatatctcTGTTCAGAGTGCGGGAAAAGCTTTGCTGTGAAGTGCGGCCTTCAGAAACACCAGCGTCTTCACACCGGTGAGAAGCCACACCAGTGtttagagtgtgggaagagttttactgaccGACGCAATCTTCTCGctcatcagcgcattcacactggagagaaaccgtactgTTGCccagaatgtgggaagagttttactgtacAGAGTCATCTCACGgtacaccagcgcgttcacacggGGGAGAAACCGTATTCCTGTCCAGTCTGTGAGAAGACTTTCGCTAACAAAGGAAATCTGAACGTGCACCAGCGTATTCACTCTGgggagaaaccgtttcagtgttcagactgtgggaagacaTTTAGAGAGAATGGTTCACTTAAGAAACATCTGCGCCTTCATAAAGGGAGCAAAGATGGACAGGATCGAACAGGAGTCTGA
- the LOC103033043 gene encoding zinc finger protein 501: MASGESICTSQVTVDTLPIHTTCSQNQENLDKDRTLPRCFECGRSFNDFRSLQIHERIHTGEKPHQCSECGKSFSDLRNLRVHERIHTGEKPYQCSECGRSFACQSNLRAHKRIHTGEKRYQCSECGKTFAVHDHLRTHQRVHTGEKPFQCVVCRRSFALHRNLKSHQRTHTGEKPFQCSVCKKSFAAHRNLKAHQYTHAEEKPYQCSECGQGFSSLVNLQGHQYSHTGEKPFQCPECGKSFTAHRNLQSHQRFHTGEKLHQCSECGKSFTQPSRLRRHQRVHTGKKPYRCSECGKSFSQQSHLQRHERIHTGEKPYHCSDCGKNFTDLRDLRTHQRVHTGDKPHQCTECGKSFYQKNHLTVHQRIHTGEKPFQCSQCGSSFNENSALTRHWRIHIGDKPYYCSECGKSFTQQSHLLKHQLTHTGEKPYSCSECGKSFSVQSRLRIHQRIHTGEKPYECLECGKSFRHSSTLKDHQYPHTEKKA; encoded by the coding sequence ATGGCATCCGGAGAAAGCATTTGTACCTCACAAGTGACCGTGGATACTCTCCCTATTCACACAACTTGCAGCCAAAATCAAGAAAATCTAGACAAAGACAGAACTTTGCCTAGGTGTTTTgagtgtgggaggagttttaatgaCTTCCGCAGTCTCCAAATACacgagcgcattcacactggagagaaaccgcatcagtgctcagagtgtgggaaaagttttagtGATCTCCGTAACCTTAGAGTTCacgagcgcattcacactggagagaaaccgtatcaatgctctgAGTGTGGGAGAAGTTTTGCCTGCCAGAGTAATCTCCGAGCTCACaagcgaattcacacaggagagaaacggTATCAGTGCTCAGAATGCGGTAAGACGTTTGCAGTTCACGATCATCTCCGAAcgcaccagcgcgttcacactggtgAGAAACCGTTTCAGTGTGTAGTCTGCAGGAGGAGTTTTGCTCTTCACCGGAATCTTAAATCGCACCAGCGcactcacacaggagagaaaccgtttcagtgcTCAGTGTGTAAAAAGTCTTTCGCCGCTCACCGCAATCTCAAAGCGCACCAGTACACTCACGCagaagagaaaccgtatcagtgctcagagtgtggacagGGTTTTAGTTCTTTGGTTAATCTGCAAGGTCACCAGTACTcccacaccggagagaaaccgtttcagtgcCCAGAGTGCGGCAAGAGCTTTACTGCTCACCGTAATCTCCAGTCACACCAGCGCttccacactggagagaaactacaccagtgttcagagtgtggaaagagttttactcaaccgAGTCGCCTCCGaagacaccagcgcgttcacactggaaagaaaCCGTATCGGTGCTCTGAGTGTGGAAAAAGTTTTTCCCAACAGAGTCACCTCCAAAGGCATGAGCGcattcatacaggagagaaaccgtatcattgttcagactgtggaaagaattTTACTGATCTACGCGATCTCCGaacacaccagcgcgttcacactggagacaaACCGCATCAATGcacagagtgtggaaagagtttttaCCAAAAGAACCACCTCACagttcaccagcgcattcacacgggAGAGAAACCCTTCCAGTGTTCGCAGTGTGGATCGAGTTTCAACGAGAACAGTGCCCTCACACGACACTGGCGCATTCACATTGGGgataaaccatattactgttcagagtgtgggaagagtttcaccCAGCAAAGTCATCTCCTAAAACACCAGCTCACCCACACTGGGGAGAAACCGTATTcttgctcagagtgtgggaaaagCTTTTCTGTACAGAGTCGCCTCAggatacaccagcgcattcacactggagagaaaccgtatgagtgtttagagtgtgggaagagttttagacaTAGTAGTACACTCAAAGATCACCAGTATCCTCATACAGAGAAGAAAGCATGA